The Burkholderia mayonis genome window below encodes:
- a CDS encoding SulP family inorganic anion transporter yields the protein MKNLHASFSTFPRDFVAGTVVFLVALPLCLGIASASGVEPFAGLVSGIVGGLIVAVLSGSPLSVSGPAAGLVVIVVDGIAQLGSFQAFLLAVLLSGVIQFGFGLLKAGRFAAYVPSPVIKGMLAAIGILLIVKQMPFALGLGGDGDAPGHAVLASSVIAFASLALLAVWETRAIRRFAFVRLVPAPLAVVLLGIGATVALGFLAPHFAPPAEHRVALPELASFAALGNALKTVDLGPNFAHLLNPDVWRIAITIAVVASLETLLSLEAVEQIDPKRRPSQPNRELKAQGVGNLVAGAIGGLPITSVIVRSSVNVNAGAQSRMSAIVHGVMLVVSVFALTGLLNLIPLASLAAILIHTGFKLAKPALFTSVAKQGPGAFLPFAVTIAGVLAIDLLAGIALGLACCVLAVACANLRSPATLAQHDDHYLLSFRKDVSFLGKVQIKHHLAQIPDRAVVIIDATRADYIDHDVREMLDAFVAEAPLREITVDYRRQVQHARGRGIRWFFRSPSAQ from the coding sequence ATGAAGAATCTACACGCTTCCTTCTCCACGTTTCCGCGCGACTTCGTGGCCGGTACCGTCGTGTTCCTCGTCGCGCTGCCACTCTGCCTCGGAATCGCCAGCGCATCCGGCGTCGAACCATTCGCCGGCCTCGTGTCCGGCATCGTCGGCGGTCTCATCGTCGCCGTACTGAGCGGTTCGCCGCTGTCCGTCAGCGGCCCCGCCGCGGGCCTCGTCGTGATCGTCGTCGACGGCATCGCCCAGCTCGGCAGCTTCCAGGCGTTCCTGCTCGCGGTGTTGTTGTCGGGCGTCATCCAGTTCGGCTTCGGTCTCCTGAAGGCGGGCCGGTTCGCCGCGTACGTGCCGTCGCCCGTGATCAAAGGGATGCTCGCCGCGATCGGGATTCTGCTCATCGTCAAGCAGATGCCGTTCGCGCTCGGCCTCGGCGGCGACGGCGACGCGCCGGGCCACGCGGTGCTCGCATCGAGCGTAATCGCGTTCGCGTCGCTCGCGCTCCTCGCCGTCTGGGAAACCCGCGCGATACGCCGCTTCGCGTTCGTGCGCCTCGTGCCCGCGCCGCTCGCCGTCGTGCTGCTCGGCATCGGCGCCACGGTCGCGCTCGGCTTCCTCGCCCCCCACTTCGCGCCGCCCGCCGAGCACCGGGTCGCATTGCCCGAGCTCGCGTCGTTCGCCGCGCTCGGCAATGCGCTGAAGACCGTCGACCTCGGCCCGAATTTCGCGCACCTGCTGAACCCCGACGTGTGGCGCATCGCGATCACGATCGCCGTCGTCGCGAGCCTCGAGACGCTGCTGAGCCTCGAAGCGGTCGAGCAAATCGATCCGAAGCGCCGCCCGAGCCAGCCGAACCGCGAGCTGAAGGCGCAAGGCGTCGGCAATCTCGTCGCGGGCGCGATCGGGGGGCTGCCGATCACGTCAGTGATCGTGCGCAGCTCGGTGAACGTGAACGCGGGCGCACAGAGCCGGATGTCGGCGATCGTGCACGGCGTGATGCTCGTCGTCAGCGTATTCGCGCTCACCGGGCTCCTCAACCTGATCCCGCTCGCGAGCCTCGCGGCGATCCTGATCCACACGGGCTTCAAGCTCGCGAAGCCGGCGCTCTTCACGTCGGTCGCGAAGCAAGGCCCCGGCGCGTTCCTGCCGTTCGCGGTGACGATCGCGGGCGTGCTCGCGATCGACCTCCTCGCCGGCATCGCGCTCGGCCTCGCCTGCTGCGTGCTGGCCGTCGCGTGCGCAAACCTGCGCAGTCCGGCAACGCTCGCGCAGCACGACGACCACTACCTGCTGTCGTTCCGCAAGGACGTGTCGTTCCTCGGCAAGGTGCAGATCAAGCACCATCTCGCGCAGATCCCGGATCGCGCGGTCGTCATCATCGACGCGACCCGCGCCGACTACATCGACCACGACGTGCGCGAGATGCTCGATGCGTTCGTCGCGGAGGCGCCGCTGCGCGAGATCACGGTCGACTACCGGCGCCAGGTCCAGCACGCGCGCGGCCGCGGCATCCGCTGGTTCTTCCGCAGTCCGAGCGCGCAGTGA
- a CDS encoding 2-isopropylmalate synthase, which produces MTDKLIIFDTTLRDGEQSPGASMTKEEKIRIAKQLERMKVDVIEAGFAASSNGDFDAIHTIASQVKDSTICSLARANDKDIQRAADALKPANSFRIHTFIATSPLHMEKKLRMTPDQVFEQARLAVRFARKFTDNIEFSPEDGSRSDMDFLCRVLEAVIAEGATTINIADTVGYGVPELYGNLVKTLRERIPNSDKAVFSVHCHNDLGMAVANSLAGVKIGGARQVECTINGLGERAGNTSLEEIVMAVKTRKDYFGLDLGIDTTQIVPASKLVSQITGFVVQPNKAVVGANAFAHASGIHQDGVLKARDTYEIMRAEDVGWTANKIVLGKLSGRNAFKQRLQELGIALDSEADLNAAFARFKDLADRKAEIFDEDIIAIVTEEESALAHEHEHYKFVSLSQRSETGERPQAKVVFAVDGGEVAGEASGNGPVDATFNAIETEVGSGAELLLYSVNAITTGTQAQGEVTVRLARSGRIVNGVGTDPDIVAASAKAYIAALNKLYSNADKLNPQRA; this is translated from the coding sequence ATGACAGACAAGCTGATCATTTTCGACACGACGTTGCGCGACGGCGAGCAATCGCCGGGCGCGTCGATGACGAAGGAAGAGAAAATCCGCATCGCGAAGCAGCTCGAGCGCATGAAGGTCGACGTGATCGAAGCCGGCTTCGCGGCCAGCTCGAACGGCGACTTCGACGCGATCCACACAATCGCGTCGCAAGTGAAGGACAGCACGATCTGCTCGCTCGCCCGCGCGAACGACAAGGACATCCAGCGCGCGGCCGATGCGCTGAAGCCCGCGAACAGCTTTCGGATCCATACGTTCATCGCGACGTCGCCGCTGCACATGGAAAAGAAGCTGCGGATGACGCCGGATCAGGTGTTCGAGCAGGCGCGCCTCGCGGTGCGCTTCGCGCGCAAATTCACCGACAACATCGAATTCTCGCCGGAAGACGGCAGCCGCTCGGACATGGACTTCCTCTGCCGCGTGCTGGAGGCCGTGATCGCCGAGGGCGCGACGACGATCAACATCGCGGATACGGTCGGCTATGGCGTGCCGGAGCTGTACGGCAACCTCGTGAAGACGTTGCGCGAGCGCATCCCGAACTCGGACAAGGCGGTCTTCTCGGTGCATTGCCACAACGATCTGGGGATGGCGGTCGCGAACTCGCTCGCGGGCGTGAAGATCGGCGGCGCGCGCCAGGTCGAATGCACGATCAACGGCCTCGGCGAGCGCGCGGGCAACACGTCGCTCGAGGAGATCGTGATGGCCGTGAAGACCCGCAAGGACTACTTCGGCCTGGATCTCGGCATCGACACGACGCAGATCGTGCCGGCGTCGAAGCTCGTGTCGCAGATCACCGGCTTCGTCGTGCAGCCGAACAAGGCGGTCGTCGGCGCGAACGCGTTCGCGCACGCGTCGGGCATCCACCAGGACGGCGTATTGAAGGCGCGCGATACGTACGAGATCATGCGTGCGGAAGACGTGGGCTGGACCGCGAACAAGATCGTGCTCGGCAAGCTGTCGGGCCGCAACGCGTTCAAGCAGCGCCTGCAGGAGCTCGGCATCGCGCTCGACAGCGAAGCCGACCTGAACGCCGCGTTCGCGCGCTTCAAGGATCTCGCCGACCGCAAGGCCGAGATCTTCGACGAAGACATCATCGCGATCGTCACCGAAGAGGAATCGGCGCTCGCGCACGAGCATGAGCACTACAAGTTCGTGTCGCTGTCGCAGCGCTCGGAGACGGGCGAGCGGCCGCAGGCGAAGGTCGTGTTCGCGGTCGACGGCGGCGAAGTGGCGGGCGAGGCGAGCGGCAACGGCCCCGTCGACGCGACGTTCAATGCGATCGAGACCGAAGTGGGCAGCGGCGCCGAGTTGCTGCTGTATTCGGTCAACGCGATCACGACGGGCACGCAGGCGCAGGGCGAAGTGACGGTGCGTCTGGCGAGGAGCGGACGGATCGTCAACGGCGTCGGCACCGATCCGGACATCGTCGCCGCGTCGGCGAAGGCGTATATCGCCGCGCTGAACAAGCTGTACTCGAACGCCGACAAGCTGAATCCGCAGCGCGCGTAG
- the pssA gene encoding CDP-diacylglycerol--serine O-phosphatidyltransferase has translation MAAFKPRRPRNGNAPWPRSFRHNKSVAQDVAPVESRRAARQRFLRTRGIYLLPNAFTTAALFCGFFAVVQAMNVRFETAAIAIFAAMVLDGMDGRVARMTHTQSAFGEQFDSLSDMVSFGVAPALVMYEWVLKDLGRWGWLAAFVYCSGAALRLARFNTNIGVVDKRFFQGLPSPAAAALIAGFVWLATDNRVPMKLGWLPWVAFAFTVYAGVTMVSNAPFYSGKALDVRHRVPFAAILLVVVAFVLVSSDPPLMLFGLFVLYGLSGYVFWAYMAVRGRANPARSSQREH, from the coding sequence ATGGCCGCATTCAAACCGCGCCGGCCGCGCAACGGCAATGCTCCGTGGCCGCGGTCGTTTCGTCACAACAAATCGGTCGCGCAGGACGTCGCGCCCGTCGAGAGCCGGCGCGCCGCGCGTCAGCGGTTCCTGAGGACGCGCGGCATCTACCTGCTGCCGAACGCGTTCACGACGGCCGCGCTCTTCTGCGGCTTCTTCGCGGTCGTGCAGGCGATGAACGTGCGCTTCGAAACCGCGGCGATCGCGATCTTCGCCGCGATGGTGCTTGACGGGATGGATGGACGCGTCGCGCGGATGACGCACACGCAAAGCGCGTTCGGCGAGCAGTTCGACAGTCTGTCGGACATGGTGTCGTTCGGCGTCGCGCCCGCGCTCGTGATGTACGAATGGGTGCTGAAGGATCTGGGGCGCTGGGGCTGGCTCGCCGCGTTCGTCTATTGCTCGGGCGCCGCGCTGCGTCTCGCGCGCTTCAACACGAACATCGGCGTCGTCGACAAGCGCTTCTTCCAGGGCCTGCCGAGCCCGGCCGCCGCGGCGCTGATCGCGGGCTTCGTATGGCTCGCGACCGACAACCGCGTGCCGATGAAGCTCGGCTGGCTGCCGTGGGTCGCGTTCGCGTTCACGGTCTACGCGGGCGTGACGATGGTGTCGAACGCGCCGTTCTACAGCGGCAAGGCGCTCGACGTCCGGCATCGGGTGCCGTTCGCGGCGATCCTGCTCGTCGTCGTCGCGTTCGTGCTCGTGTCGTCCGATCCGCCGCTGATGCTGTTTGGCCTCTTCGTGCTGTACGGGCTGTCCGGCTACGTGTTCTGGGCCTATATGGCCGTGCGCGGCCGGGCCAATCCGGCGCGCTCGTCGCAGCGGGAGCACTGA
- a CDS encoding phosphatidylserine decarboxylase has protein sequence MNYPHPIIAREGWPFIAIAAVVALLIHAIGGFGLAWPFWLLLVFVVQFFRDPPRAIPTQANAVLCPADGRIVAVEMAHDPYANREALKISVFMNVFNVHSQRSPVDGAVQKVEYFPGAFLNAALDKASAENERNAVVIQTAAGQTVTAVQIAGLVARRILCYVRAGEPVSRGQRYGFIRFGSRVDVYLPKGSRARVSIGEKVSASSTILAELPEQQ, from the coding sequence ATGAACTATCCTCATCCGATCATCGCGCGCGAAGGCTGGCCGTTCATCGCGATCGCGGCCGTCGTCGCGCTGTTGATCCATGCCATCGGCGGGTTCGGCCTCGCATGGCCGTTCTGGCTGCTGCTCGTCTTCGTGGTCCAGTTCTTCCGCGATCCGCCGCGCGCGATCCCGACGCAGGCGAACGCAGTGCTGTGCCCGGCCGACGGCCGTATCGTCGCGGTCGAAATGGCGCACGATCCGTATGCGAATCGCGAAGCGCTGAAGATCAGCGTGTTCATGAACGTGTTCAATGTCCACTCGCAGCGCTCGCCCGTCGACGGCGCGGTGCAGAAGGTCGAGTATTTCCCGGGCGCGTTCCTGAACGCCGCGCTCGACAAGGCGTCAGCCGAGAACGAGCGCAACGCGGTCGTGATCCAGACGGCGGCCGGCCAGACCGTGACGGCCGTGCAGATCGCGGGCCTCGTCGCCCGCCGGATCCTCTGCTACGTGCGCGCGGGCGAGCCCGTGTCGCGCGGCCAACGCTACGGTTTCATCCGCTTCGGATCGCGCGTCGACGTGTATCTGCCGAAGGGCAGCCGCGCGCGCGTGTCGATCGGCGAGAAGGTGTCCGCATCGTCGACGATCCTCGCCGAACTGCCCGAACAACAGTAA
- the ilvC gene encoding ketol-acid reductoisomerase: MKVFYDKDADLSLIKGKQVTIIGYGSQGHAHALNLKDSGVNVTVGLRKGGASWSKAENAGLAVKEVAEAVKGADVVMMLLPDEQIAAVYAQEVHANIKQGATLAFAHGFNVHYGQVIPRADLDVIMIAPKAPGHTVRGTYAQGGGVPHLIAVAQDKSGAARDIALSYAAANGGGRAGIIETNFREETETDLFGEQAVLCGGTVELIKAGFETLVEAGYAPEMAYFECLHELKLIVDLIYEGGIANMNYSISNNAEYGEYVTGPRVVTEETKKAMKQCLTDIQTGEYAKSFILENKAGAPTLQSRRRLTAEHQIEQVGAKLRAMMPWIAKNKLVDQSKN, from the coding sequence ATGAAAGTTTTCTACGACAAGGACGCCGACCTCTCCCTCATCAAGGGCAAGCAAGTCACGATCATCGGTTACGGCTCGCAAGGCCATGCGCACGCACTGAACCTGAAGGACAGCGGCGTGAACGTGACGGTCGGCCTGCGCAAGGGCGGCGCGTCGTGGAGCAAGGCCGAGAACGCCGGCCTCGCGGTCAAGGAAGTGGCCGAAGCCGTCAAGGGCGCGGACGTCGTGATGATGCTGCTGCCCGACGAGCAGATCGCCGCCGTCTACGCGCAGGAAGTGCACGCGAACATCAAGCAGGGCGCGACGCTCGCGTTCGCGCACGGCTTCAACGTCCATTACGGCCAGGTGATCCCGCGCGCGGATCTGGACGTCATCATGATCGCGCCGAAGGCGCCGGGCCACACGGTGCGCGGCACGTACGCGCAGGGCGGCGGCGTGCCGCACCTGATCGCGGTCGCGCAGGACAAGTCGGGCGCGGCGCGCGACATCGCGCTGTCGTACGCGGCGGCGAACGGCGGCGGCCGTGCCGGCATCATCGAGACGAACTTCCGTGAGGAGACGGAGACCGATCTGTTCGGTGAGCAGGCCGTGCTGTGCGGCGGCACCGTCGAGCTGATCAAGGCCGGTTTCGAGACGCTGGTCGAAGCGGGCTACGCGCCGGAAATGGCGTATTTCGAGTGCCTGCATGAGCTGAAGCTGATCGTCGACCTGATCTACGAAGGCGGCATCGCGAACATGAACTACTCGATCTCGAACAACGCCGAGTACGGCGAGTACGTGACGGGCCCGCGCGTCGTCACCGAAGAGACGAAGAAGGCGATGAAGCAGTGCCTGACCGACATCCAGACCGGCGAATACGCGAAGAGCTTCATTCTCGAGAACAAGGCCGGCGCACCGACGCTGCAATCGCGCCGCCGCCTGACGGCCGAGCACCAGATCGAGCAGGTCGGCGCGAAGCTGCGCGCGATGATGCCGTGGATCGCGAAGAACAAGCTCGTCGACCAGTCGAAGAACTAA
- the ilvN gene encoding acetolactate synthase small subunit, whose protein sequence is MRHIISVLLENEPGALSRVVGLFSARGYNIETLTVAPTEDQSLSRLTIVSIGSDDVIEQITKHLNRLIEVVKVVDLTDGAHIERELMLIKVRAVGKEREEMKRMADIFRGRIIDVTEKTYTIELTGASDKLDAFIQALDAGSILETVRTGSSGIGRGERILKV, encoded by the coding sequence ATGAGACACATCATTTCCGTCCTGCTGGAAAACGAACCGGGCGCGTTGTCGCGCGTCGTCGGTCTGTTCTCGGCACGCGGCTACAACATCGAAACCTTGACGGTGGCGCCGACCGAAGACCAGTCGCTGTCGCGCCTGACCATCGTTTCCATCGGCTCCGACGACGTGATCGAACAGATCACGAAGCATCTGAACCGCCTGATCGAGGTGGTGAAAGTGGTGGACCTGACCGACGGTGCACACATCGAGCGGGAGCTGATGCTCATCAAGGTGAGGGCAGTGGGCAAGGAGCGCGAAGAAATGAAGCGGATGGCGGACATTTTCCGCGGCCGTATCATCGACGTGACCGAGAAGACCTACACGATCGAATTGACGGGTGCGAGCGACAAGCTCGACGCATTCATTCAGGCGCTGGACGCGGGCTCGATTCTCGAGACCGTGCGCACCGGCAGCTCGGGCATCGGTCGAGGCGAGCGCATTCTGAAGGTTTGA
- a CDS encoding acetolactate synthase 3 catalytic subunit, with amino-acid sequence MNMPSAEFSTSESLSPQKTGSIGATVLMKALADENVEFIWGYPGGSVLYIYDELYKQDKIQHVLVRHEQAAVHAADAYSRSTGKVGVCLVTSGPGVTNAVTGIATAYMDSIPLVVISGQVPTAAIGQDAFQECDTVGITRPCVKHNFLVKDVRELAETVKKAFYIARTGRPGPVLIDIPKDVSKTPCEYEPVKSVSLRSYNPVTKGHSGQIRKAVALLLSAKRPYIYTGGGIILADASRELNQFADLLGYPVTNTLMGLGGYRASDKKFLGMLGMHGTYEANMAMQHCDVLIAIGARFDDRVIGDPGHFASRPRKIIHIDIDPSSISKRVKVDIPIVGDVKEVLKDLIEQLQTAEHGPDTEALAQWWKDIESWRAKDCLKYDRESEIIKPQYVVEKAWELTDGNAFVCSDVGQHQMWAAQFYRFNKPRRWINSGGLGTMGFGLPAAMGVKMAHPDDDVLCITGEGSIQMCIQELSTCKQYDTPVKIISLNNRYLGMVRQWQQIEYSKRYSHSYMDALPDFVKLAEAYGHVGMRIEKSADVEPALKEALRLKDRTVFLDFQTDPTENVWPMVQAGKGITEMLLGSEDL; translated from the coding sequence ATGAACATGCCCAGCGCGGAATTCTCCACGTCGGAATCCCTTTCCCCTCAGAAAACCGGCTCCATCGGCGCCACCGTGCTCATGAAGGCACTGGCCGACGAGAACGTCGAATTCATCTGGGGCTACCCTGGCGGCTCGGTCCTCTACATCTACGACGAGCTATACAAGCAAGACAAGATTCAACACGTGCTCGTGCGCCACGAGCAGGCCGCCGTGCACGCCGCGGACGCGTACTCGCGCTCGACGGGCAAGGTCGGCGTGTGTCTCGTCACGTCCGGCCCGGGCGTGACGAACGCGGTGACGGGCATCGCCACTGCCTACATGGATTCGATCCCGCTCGTCGTGATCAGCGGCCAGGTGCCGACCGCGGCGATCGGCCAGGACGCGTTCCAGGAGTGCGACACTGTCGGCATCACGCGGCCGTGCGTGAAGCACAACTTCCTCGTGAAGGACGTGCGCGAGCTCGCGGAAACCGTCAAGAAGGCGTTCTACATCGCGCGCACCGGCCGGCCCGGTCCCGTCCTGATCGACATCCCGAAGGACGTGTCGAAGACGCCGTGCGAGTACGAGCCCGTCAAGAGCGTGTCGCTGCGCTCGTACAACCCGGTCACGAAAGGCCACTCAGGGCAGATCCGCAAGGCGGTCGCGCTGCTCCTGTCCGCGAAGCGGCCGTACATCTATACGGGCGGCGGCATCATCCTCGCCGACGCGTCGCGCGAGCTGAACCAGTTCGCCGACCTGCTCGGCTATCCTGTCACGAACACGCTGATGGGCCTCGGCGGCTACCGCGCATCAGACAAGAAGTTCCTCGGCATGCTCGGCATGCACGGCACGTACGAAGCCAACATGGCGATGCAGCACTGCGACGTGCTGATCGCGATCGGCGCGCGCTTCGACGACCGCGTGATCGGCGATCCGGGCCACTTCGCGTCGCGTCCCCGCAAGATCATCCACATCGACATCGATCCGTCGTCGATCAGCAAGCGCGTGAAGGTCGACATCCCGATCGTCGGCGACGTGAAGGAAGTGCTGAAGGATCTGATCGAGCAGCTGCAGACGGCCGAGCATGGCCCGGACACCGAAGCGCTCGCGCAATGGTGGAAGGACATCGAAAGCTGGCGCGCGAAGGACTGCCTGAAATACGACCGCGAAAGCGAGATCATCAAGCCGCAGTACGTGGTCGAGAAGGCATGGGAACTGACGGACGGCAACGCGTTCGTCTGCTCGGACGTCGGCCAGCACCAGATGTGGGCCGCGCAGTTCTACCGCTTCAACAAGCCGCGCCGCTGGATCAATTCGGGCGGCCTCGGCACGATGGGCTTCGGCTTGCCGGCGGCGATGGGCGTCAAGATGGCGCATCCCGACGACGACGTGCTTTGCATCACGGGCGAAGGCTCGATCCAGATGTGCATCCAGGAGCTGTCGACCTGCAAGCAGTACGACACCCCGGTGAAGATCATTTCGCTGAACAACCGCTACCTCGGCATGGTCCGTCAGTGGCAGCAGATCGAATACAGCAAGCGCTATTCGCATTCGTACATGGATGCGCTGCCGGATTTCGTGAAGCTCGCCGAGGCGTACGGCCATGTCGGCATGCGCATCGAAAAATCCGCGGACGTCGAGCCGGCGCTGAAGGAAGCGCTACGCCTGAAGGACCGCACCGTGTTTCTCGACTTCCAGACCGACCCGACCGAGAACGTCTGGCCGATGGTCCAGGCCGGCAAGGGCATCACCGAGATGCTGCTCGGATCGGAAGATCTGTAA
- a CDS encoding RNA polymerase sigma factor, which translates to MASDKELADFLAGVERRAFKQAAYAVRDDDASLDIVQDAMIRLAEKYGDRAAAELPLLFQRILQNAIHDHFRRQKVRNTWVSLFSSLNNTDDEDFDPLETLESADGGGVESSETRLEREQVLALIDHEIQKLPARQREAFLMRYWEDMDVAETAAAMGCSEGSVKTHCSRATHALAAALKAKGITL; encoded by the coding sequence ATGGCATCAGACAAGGAACTCGCGGACTTTCTGGCGGGCGTCGAAAGGCGCGCGTTCAAGCAGGCTGCTTACGCGGTGCGCGACGACGACGCGTCGCTCGACATCGTGCAGGATGCGATGATCCGGCTCGCGGAGAAGTACGGCGACCGCGCGGCCGCCGAGCTGCCGCTGCTTTTTCAGCGGATCCTTCAGAACGCGATCCACGACCATTTCCGCAGACAAAAGGTGCGCAACACCTGGGTCAGCCTGTTCTCGTCGCTGAACAATACCGACGACGAAGATTTCGACCCGCTGGAGACGCTCGAATCGGCGGACGGCGGCGGTGTCGAGAGCAGCGAGACGCGGCTCGAGCGCGAGCAGGTGCTCGCCCTCATCGACCATGAAATCCAGAAGCTCCCGGCGCGTCAACGGGAAGCCTTCCTGATGCGTTATTGGGAGGATATGGATGTCGCCGAGACAGCCGCCGCCATGGGGTGCTCAGAAGGCAGCGTCAAGACGCACTGCTCCCGAGCCACTCACGCACTGGCGGCCGCGCTCAAGGCCAAAGGAATCACGCTATGA
- a CDS encoding DUF3619 family protein → MSSAPATKEETDFAFKVRRALDERATALPAATTERLAAARRAALARKKPDAAIVLVPALAGNAGTLELRPSAEPRRKSLARRLIRAWPLALLLAGLVGIAYWEDMQRTAELADIDAAMLSDNLPLTAYLDHGFNAYLSHTH, encoded by the coding sequence ATGAGCTCCGCTCCCGCAACGAAAGAAGAAACCGATTTCGCCTTCAAGGTGCGTCGCGCGCTCGACGAGCGCGCGACCGCGCTGCCCGCCGCGACGACGGAGCGGCTCGCCGCCGCGCGTCGCGCCGCGCTCGCCCGCAAGAAGCCCGACGCCGCGATCGTGCTCGTGCCGGCGCTCGCCGGCAACGCCGGCACGCTCGAGCTGCGCCCGTCTGCCGAACCGCGCCGCAAGTCGCTCGCGCGCCGGCTGATCCGCGCGTGGCCGCTCGCGCTGCTGCTCGCGGGGCTCGTCGGCATCGCGTACTGGGAAGACATGCAGCGCACGGCCGAGCTCGCGGACATCGACGCGGCGATGCTGAGCGACAACCTGCCTCTCACCGCGTATCTCGACCACGGGTTCAACGCGTATCTGTCGCACACTCACTAA
- a CDS encoding DUF3106 domain-containing protein, producing MSQKRGLAVFFGCVIALIVAYAATYPRFHPQPAAVAAASAPAIASAAIALTTDFPALPPSSPLSWARLTPPQRVALAPFANQWDSFSDERKRKWLKIAARFPKMSSEAQKRLQERMTEWVRMTPEQRRVARENYLVSKDLSAQAREKAWKAYQELSPEQKEKLAAAERRRRPTVVSAPPTGKTDRDVNRLVNAHDRHPASAAAASIAPPAASAPAAAPAPASTTTGAVTPAVPTPVSPSEAPSLFNGS from the coding sequence GTGAGTCAAAAACGGGGATTGGCTGTCTTTTTCGGTTGCGTGATCGCGCTCATCGTCGCGTACGCCGCCACCTACCCGCGCTTTCACCCACAACCGGCCGCGGTGGCGGCGGCGAGCGCACCGGCGATCGCGTCGGCCGCGATCGCCCTCACGACCGACTTCCCGGCGCTGCCGCCGTCGAGCCCGCTGTCCTGGGCGCGCCTCACGCCGCCGCAGCGCGTCGCGCTCGCGCCGTTCGCGAATCAATGGGATTCGTTCAGCGACGAGCGCAAGCGCAAATGGCTGAAGATCGCGGCGCGCTTCCCGAAGATGTCGTCTGAAGCGCAAAAGCGCCTGCAGGAACGGATGACCGAGTGGGTCCGCATGACGCCCGAGCAGCGCCGCGTCGCACGCGAGAACTACCTGGTGTCGAAGGATCTGTCCGCGCAGGCTCGCGAGAAAGCCTGGAAGGCTTACCAAGAGCTGTCGCCCGAGCAGAAGGAGAAGCTCGCGGCGGCCGAGCGCCGGCGCCGGCCGACCGTCGTCAGCGCGCCGCCCACCGGCAAGACCGACCGCGACGTCAACCGGCTCGTCAACGCGCACGACCGTCATCCGGCGAGCGCGGCCGCCGCGAGCATCGCGCCGCCCGCCGCCAGCGCGCCCGCCGCGGCGCCCGCTCCGGCATCGACGACGACGGGCGCCGTCACGCCGGCCGTGCCCACGCCCGTCTCGCCGTCCGAGGCGCCGTCGCTCTTCAACGGTTCGTAA
- a CDS encoding RDD family protein, with product MTAPAIPSEPPPSVRRRLAALVYESLLLFGVVFFAGLAFGVTLHQRNGLDHHNLLAAWIAAVVGVYFVWFWTHGGQTLPMKTWRLRIETARGAPLSVGRAIVRYALGWLWFLPPLALHPLAGFSVPRTLAAATAWFALWSLAARLHPTRQFPHDRLAGTRIVAAPRHG from the coding sequence GTGACGGCGCCCGCGATTCCGTCCGAGCCGCCGCCGAGTGTGCGCCGCCGGCTCGCCGCGCTCGTCTACGAAAGCCTGCTGCTGTTCGGCGTCGTGTTCTTTGCCGGCCTCGCGTTCGGCGTAACGCTCCACCAGCGCAACGGCCTCGACCATCACAATCTGCTCGCCGCGTGGATCGCGGCCGTCGTCGGCGTTTATTTCGTCTGGTTCTGGACGCACGGCGGCCAGACGCTGCCGATGAAGACCTGGCGGCTGCGCATCGAAACCGCGCGCGGCGCGCCGCTGTCGGTCGGCCGGGCGATCGTCCGCTACGCGCTCGGCTGGCTGTGGTTCCTGCCGCCCCTCGCGCTGCACCCGCTCGCGGGCTTCTCCGTGCCGCGCACGCTCGCGGCCGCGACCGCCTGGTTCGCGCTGTGGTCGCTAGCCGCGCGACTGCACCCGACGCGCCAGTTCCCGCACGATCGCCTCGCCGGCACCCGCATCGTCGCCGCGCCCCGCCACGGCTGA